The following are from one region of the Corynebacterium hindlerae genome:
- a CDS encoding ISL3 family transposase: MQPTFNLVADTICRTAELGLTITDAADAGEFTVISARPIDSCDKCPGCGHTGRLRDHVVRRLTDLPVVGFPTRLQVRVPRFLCLNQSCAQRIYQGELACAERGRTVTRRVTRWILQRLAIDKMSISATAKALGLGWDLVNDLALDACRHLVYDDPGHLAGVRVLGVDEHVWKHTHRAGEPDSFVTVLVDITPVIDGAGPARLLDMVPGRSAAVLSDWLSQRGQGFRDRVEVVTMDGFAGYATATKQALPRAQAVMDPFHVVHLAADKLTVCRQRLQRMTTGRRGKKNDPLYKNRKTLLTRIDFLTDRQHRRLEQLWATDEDYVALEVTWSVYQQIIAAYQHPKKAEGKKLMRKVISTLRSSTMPKGLEEIKQLGNTLYRRQKDVLAYFDIGASNGPVEAINGRLEHLGGIALGFKNLGHYILRSLIHSGQLHTKINAL; encoded by the coding sequence ATGCAGCCTACGTTCAACCTCGTCGCCGACACCATTTGCCGCACCGCGGAACTGGGATTAACGATCACCGATGCCGCGGATGCCGGCGAGTTCACGGTCATCAGTGCTCGTCCCATCGACTCCTGCGACAAGTGCCCGGGCTGCGGACACACAGGGCGGCTGCGTGATCACGTCGTGCGCCGGCTGACCGATCTTCCCGTCGTCGGCTTCCCCACCAGACTGCAGGTACGCGTGCCGCGGTTCCTGTGCCTGAATCAGTCCTGTGCCCAGCGGATCTACCAGGGCGAACTGGCCTGCGCCGAACGCGGGCGCACCGTCACTCGCCGGGTGACCCGCTGGATTCTGCAACGGTTGGCGATCGACAAAATGAGTATCTCCGCCACCGCCAAAGCCCTGGGCTTGGGCTGGGACCTGGTCAACGACCTCGCCCTGGATGCCTGTCGGCACCTGGTCTACGACGACCCCGGCCACCTTGCCGGGGTACGCGTGCTGGGCGTGGACGAGCACGTGTGGAAGCACACCCACCGGGCCGGTGAGCCGGACTCGTTCGTCACCGTGCTCGTCGACATCACCCCCGTCATCGACGGCGCCGGACCGGCCCGGTTGCTGGACATGGTCCCGGGTCGTAGCGCCGCGGTACTGAGCGATTGGCTCAGCCAGCGTGGGCAGGGCTTTCGCGACCGGGTCGAGGTTGTCACGATGGATGGGTTTGCCGGCTACGCCACCGCCACCAAACAGGCCCTGCCGCGGGCGCAGGCGGTGATGGATCCCTTTCACGTGGTGCACCTGGCCGCCGACAAGTTGACCGTGTGCCGGCAGCGCCTGCAGCGGATGACCACCGGGCGGCGGGGCAAGAAAAACGATCCGTTGTATAAGAACCGGAAAACCCTGTTGACCAGGATTGACTTCCTCACTGATCGACAGCATCGGCGACTCGAGCAACTGTGGGCCACCGACGAAGACTACGTGGCTTTGGAGGTGACGTGGTCGGTGTATCAGCAGATCATCGCCGCCTATCAGCACCCGAAGAAAGCCGAGGGCAAGAAGCTGATGCGGAAGGTGATCAGCACGCTGCGTTCATCGACGATGCCGAAGGGGTTAGAGGAGATTAAGCAGCTGGGAAACACGCTGTACCGGCGCCAGAAGGACGTGCTGGCGTATTTCGATATCGGCGCGTCCAACGGGCCCGTCGAGGCGATCAACGGGCGCCTGGAGCATCTGGGCGGCATCGCTCTGGGGTTCAAGAACCTCGGGCACTACATCTTGCGATCCTTGATCCACTCCGGACAGCTGCACACCAAGATCAACGCACTCTAA